A single genomic interval of Methylophilales bacterium MBRSF5 harbors:
- a CDS encoding carbamoyl phosphate synthase small subunit (catalyzes production of carbamoyl phosphate from bicarbonate and glutamine in pyrimidine and arginine biosynthesis pathways; forms an octamer composed of four CarAB dimers) — MSEKIPALLILKDGTRFHGTSIGANTSSVGEVVFNTSITGYQEILTDPSYAEQIVTLTYPHIGNTGTNNEDYESNLPYCKGLIIHSVSPLSSNFRNQKDLVVFLKEHNIPAITDLDTRKLTRHIRNNGAQPGLILIGKDQDNTSMLDAFPGLSGMDLAKVVSTKKQYAFDEGEWSLGEGHKHISKTQFKVVAYDFGIKKNILRMLASRGADLIVVPAEMDFQEVLKLNPDGIFLSNGPGDPEPCKYAIKNIKEFLKQSIPIFGICLGHQLLSLALGAQTKKMKFGHHGANHPVQDLNSKKVFITSQNHGFTVDESSLNDNIVVTHKSLFDQTIQGIESKNKLAFSFQGHPEASPGPTEMAYLFDQFFSNMQVHKGELIG; from the coding sequence TTGTCGGAAAAAATACCGGCTCTTCTAATCCTTAAAGATGGAACTAGGTTCCATGGCACATCAATTGGCGCTAACACTTCTTCAGTTGGTGAAGTTGTATTTAATACTTCAATTACTGGTTACCAAGAAATTCTTACAGATCCATCCTATGCAGAGCAGATTGTCACCTTAACTTATCCTCATATCGGGAACACAGGGACAAATAATGAAGATTATGAAAGTAACCTTCCTTATTGTAAGGGTTTGATTATTCATAGTGTGTCACCATTGAGTTCAAATTTTAGGAATCAAAAAGATCTTGTTGTATTTTTAAAAGAACATAACATTCCAGCCATTACTGACTTAGATACCAGAAAACTAACAAGACACATTAGAAACAATGGAGCTCAGCCAGGATTGATTTTAATAGGTAAAGATCAAGACAATACCAGCATGTTAGATGCTTTCCCCGGATTGTCTGGTATGGATCTTGCAAAAGTGGTTTCAACAAAAAAACAATATGCTTTTGATGAAGGGGAATGGTCTTTAGGTGAAGGACACAAACACATTTCTAAAACACAATTCAAGGTTGTGGCATATGATTTCGGAATTAAAAAAAATATTTTAAGGATGCTAGCTTCCCGTGGAGCTGATTTAATTGTTGTTCCTGCTGAAATGGACTTTCAAGAAGTTTTAAAATTAAATCCTGATGGAATTTTTCTATCCAATGGACCCGGTGATCCAGAGCCATGCAAATATGCTATCAAAAATATTAAAGAATTTTTAAAGCAATCCATTCCAATTTTCGGAATTTGTTTAGGACATCAATTACTCTCATTAGCTCTTGGGGCGCAAACCAAAAAAATGAAATTTGGACATCATGGCGCGAACCATCCTGTACAAGATTTAAACTCAAAGAAAGTTTTTATTACCAGTCAAAATCACGGATTTACTGTTGATGAAAGCTCGTTGAATGATAATATTGTCGTCACTCATAAATCACTGTTTGATCAAACAATTCAAGGGATTGAGTCAAAAAACAAATTAGCTTTTAGTTTTCAGGGCCACCCAGAAGCAAGTCCAGGGCCCACCGAGATGGCTTATTTATTCGATCAGTTTTTTTCTAATATGCAAGTCCACAAAGGAGAGTTGATTGGCTAA
- a CDS encoding 23S rRNA methyltransferase has product MKKTRTKKNWIKEHLSDEFVKRAQKDGFRSRAAYKFIEMNDKYHLIRPNDRIVDLGSAPGSWSQAASSLISNNGKIFAIDLLPMDDVKNTTFIQGDFRELSILQKLEELLENTAVDLVISDMAPNISGIKSRDQAMINDLNDLSLEFASDWLKPKGYFMVKTFMGSGFEDYVKKLRSLFNVVKIEKPDSSRDRSAEFFLIGLEKR; this is encoded by the coding sequence ATGAAAAAAACAAGAACCAAAAAAAACTGGATTAAAGAGCATTTGTCCGATGAATTTGTCAAGCGAGCTCAAAAAGATGGATTTCGATCCCGTGCGGCGTATAAATTTATTGAAATGAATGATAAGTATCACTTGATACGTCCTAATGATCGTATTGTGGATTTGGGTTCAGCGCCCGGAAGCTGGTCTCAAGCAGCAAGCTCACTAATATCAAATAATGGAAAAATTTTTGCAATCGACTTATTGCCGATGGATGATGTTAAAAATACCACTTTTATTCAAGGCGATTTTCGTGAGCTTTCCATATTACAGAAACTTGAAGAATTGCTAGAAAATACAGCTGTAGACCTTGTAATTTCTGATATGGCCCCCAATATTAGTGGTATAAAAAGTCGTGACCAGGCCATGATTAACGATTTGAATGACTTGTCATTGGAATTTGCCTCAGATTGGTTGAAACCAAAGGGATATTTTATGGTCAAGACTTTTATGGGAAGTGGTTTTGAGGACTATGTTAAAAAACTAAGAAGTCTCTTTAACGTGGTAAAGATTGAAAAACCAGATTCCTCGCGAGACAGAAGTGCAGAATTCTTTTTAATTGGTCTCGAAAAAAGATAG
- the glmM gene encoding phosphoglucosamine mutase (catalyzes the conversion of glucosamine-6-phosphate to glucosamine-1-phosphate), whose product MRKYFGTDGIRGRAGKFPITVDFFTKLGFAAGKVLTKDNQSSSKPKVIIGKDTRESGYMLESALEAGFSAAGVDVFLTGPIPTPAIAYLTKALRAQIGVVISASHNLYQDNGIKFFSSNGLKLDDEIELEIEKTIDGIENLDSENIGKAKRVDDAQGRYVEFCKNTFPKDLSLEGLKIVLDCSHGATYQVAPKIFTELGADIHTIGVAPNGTNINDGCGSTSLELLRSEVKKINADLGIAFDGDGDRVLMVDSNGDKVDGDQLLFIIVRAAFEENHFDSGVVGTLMTNLAFEESMKDLGIGFSRSGVGDRYVSEMMQEKNWIYGGENSGHILLKDFHTTGDGIISALQVLKAIKKRQISFDQAVSEINLYPQILLNIPLDKEIDLETEEIQNSIHEAEKIMNNNGRVLLRKSGTESLVRIMTEGKNKNLVLKAAQMIKKVIED is encoded by the coding sequence ATGAGGAAGTATTTTGGTACGGATGGAATACGGGGTAGGGCAGGAAAATTTCCAATTACAGTAGACTTTTTTACAAAGCTTGGTTTTGCTGCAGGAAAAGTTTTAACGAAAGATAATCAATCATCAAGCAAACCAAAAGTAATTATTGGAAAAGACACACGCGAGTCAGGCTATATGTTGGAATCAGCTCTGGAGGCTGGTTTTTCTGCTGCTGGTGTGGATGTTTTTTTAACAGGACCTATTCCAACCCCAGCCATAGCCTATCTTACAAAAGCCCTAAGAGCGCAAATTGGGGTAGTGATTTCTGCATCCCATAATTTATATCAGGATAATGGGATTAAATTTTTTTCAAGCAATGGCCTGAAGCTAGATGACGAGATTGAACTTGAGATAGAAAAAACAATAGATGGTATTGAGAATTTAGATTCTGAAAATATTGGCAAAGCAAAAAGGGTGGATGATGCTCAAGGTCGTTATGTAGAGTTTTGTAAAAACACATTTCCCAAAGATCTATCGCTTGAGGGATTAAAAATCGTCCTTGATTGTTCGCATGGAGCCACTTATCAAGTTGCCCCAAAAATTTTTACAGAATTAGGGGCTGATATTCATACTATTGGCGTTGCTCCTAATGGAACAAATATTAATGATGGATGTGGGTCAACCTCACTTGAATTATTAAGATCAGAAGTAAAGAAAATAAATGCTGATCTTGGTATCGCTTTTGATGGCGATGGTGATCGAGTGTTAATGGTCGATTCTAATGGCGATAAAGTGGATGGAGATCAACTCCTGTTTATTATTGTTCGTGCTGCATTTGAGGAGAATCATTTTGATAGTGGTGTGGTCGGGACCCTAATGACTAATTTAGCTTTTGAAGAGAGCATGAAAGATCTAGGGATTGGGTTTTCTAGGTCAGGAGTGGGTGATAGATACGTGTCCGAAATGATGCAAGAAAAAAACTGGATCTATGGCGGCGAAAATTCAGGTCATATTTTACTGAAAGATTTTCATACCACAGGTGATGGAATCATCTCTGCATTGCAAGTTCTTAAAGCCATTAAAAAAAGACAAATAAGTTTTGATCAGGCTGTATCAGAAATTAATTTATATCCTCAAATTTTATTAAATATTCCACTCGATAAAGAAATTGATTTAGAGACCGAAGAAATACAAAACTCAATTCATGAGGCTGAAAAAATAATGAACAATAATGGGCGAGTTTTGCTACGCAAATCAGGTACAGAATCCTTAGTTCGAATTATGACTGAAGGGAAAAATAAAAATCTTGTTCTAAAAGCGGCTCAAATGATTAAAAAAGTTATTGAAGATTAA
- a CDS encoding 4-hydroxy-tetrahydrodipicolinate reductase, whose amino-acid sequence MSKIKVIILGASGKMGQMLIQETINDDELILIGAHDITSSHAMGKDAGYFIGKETKVLIQDNIDHLLSECDVIIDFTRPEGTMEFLKKASDNKTSYVIGTTGFNGSELDLIQQFSQHIPICMAPNMSVGVNVLISLVEKAAELLPEYDFEVVEAHHKHKVDAPSGTALRLGQAAADGLNISLEKNAIYTRHGREEKRRNNEIGFSTIRAGDIVGEHTVYIAGNGERIELIHKATSRLNFASGALKAARFVAKQKPKLFDMQEVLNLK is encoded by the coding sequence ATGAGTAAAATAAAAGTTATTATCCTTGGCGCCTCTGGCAAGATGGGGCAAATGTTAATTCAAGAAACCATTAACGATGATGAATTAATATTAATTGGAGCGCATGATATTACTAGCAGTCATGCCATGGGAAAAGATGCCGGTTATTTTATTGGCAAAGAAACTAAAGTTTTGATTCAAGACAATATTGATCATCTTCTGTCTGAGTGTGATGTGATCATTGACTTTACTCGACCCGAAGGAACAATGGAATTTCTTAAAAAAGCATCTGACAACAAAACTTCTTATGTTATTGGAACAACAGGATTTAACGGATCTGAGTTGGATTTGATCCAACAGTTCAGCCAACATATTCCAATTTGTATGGCTCCGAATATGAGCGTTGGTGTGAATGTCCTCATCTCTTTGGTTGAGAAGGCCGCTGAATTACTTCCTGAATATGATTTTGAAGTGGTTGAGGCTCATCACAAACATAAAGTAGATGCGCCGTCAGGAACCGCCTTAAGACTTGGTCAAGCGGCAGCTGATGGGTTAAACATATCGTTAGAAAAAAATGCGATCTACACACGACATGGCCGTGAAGAGAAAAGAAGGAATAATGAAATCGGTTTTTCTACTATTAGGGCAGGGGATATTGTTGGCGAACACACGGTGTACATCGCTGGAAATGGGGAAAGAATCGAATTGATTCACAAAGCTACCAGTCGTTTAAATTTTGCATCAGGCGCTTTAAAGGCAGCTAGGTTTGTTGCAAAGCAAAAACCAAAATTATTTGATATGCAAGAAGTGTTAAATTTAAAATAA
- a CDS encoding Fur family transcriptional regulator has protein sequence MEDHVDFKKTGLKATIPRLRVLNIFENNREKHLSAEEIYKIMINNGEDIGLATIYRVLTQFEQAGLLLKHHFESGKAVYELNEESHHDHIVCLQCGHVVEFVDSEIEKRQKAIAEDNGFKIIDHSLYLYGDCNKKPCPHKK, from the coding sequence ATGGAAGACCATGTTGATTTTAAAAAAACAGGCTTAAAAGCAACCATTCCTCGTTTACGAGTTTTGAATATATTTGAGAACAACCGTGAAAAACATCTTTCTGCTGAAGAAATTTATAAAATAATGATTAATAATGGCGAGGATATTGGACTGGCCACCATTTACAGGGTGCTAACCCAATTTGAACAAGCCGGATTACTCCTCAAACACCATTTTGAAAGTGGCAAAGCAGTCTATGAGCTCAATGAAGAATCACACCATGACCATATTGTTTGCTTACAATGTGGTCACGTTGTTGAATTTGTTGATAGTGAAATTGAAAAAAGACAAAAAGCAATTGCAGAAGATAATGGATTTAAGATTATTGATCACTCATTGTACCTGTATGGCGACTGTAATAAAAAACCGTGCCCACACAAAAAGTGA
- the carB gene encoding carbamoyl phosphate synthase large subunit (four CarB-CarA dimers form the carbamoyl phosphate synthetase holoenzyme that catalyzes the production of carbamoyl phosphate; CarB is responsible for the amidotransferase activity): protein MAKREDIQSILIIGAGPIVIGQACEFDYSGAQACKALKEEGYRVILVNSNPATIMTDPNLADATYIEPIQWDIVEKIIAKENPDAILPTMGGQTALNCALDLDRHGILEKYNVELIGASKQAIDKAEDRQLFKEAMNKIGLSSARSAIAHSMEEAHQVQASIGYPVIIRPSFTMGGSGGGIAYNKDEFIEICERGLDASPTNELLIEESLLGWKEYEMEVVRDKNDNCIIICSIENLDPMGVHTGDSITVAPAQTLTDKEYQIMRSASIAVLREIGVDTGGSNVQFAINPTDGRMVVIEMNPRVSRSSALASKATGFPIAKIAAKLAVGYTLDELKNDITGGQTPASFEPTIDYVVTKIPRFAFEKFPKADSHLTTQMKSVGEVMAIGRTFQESFQKALRGLEIGVDGLDSTTDDKDLIIKELRQPGPERIWYLADGVRLGMTVEEIHEQSKIDPWFLIQIQEIINLEKELQNKGLDCIEPESLKELKKKGFSDARLSHLLNTTQSAIRSFREQHHIRPIFKRVDTCAAEFETSTAYMYSSYDEECEALPSKNKKVMILGGGPNRIGQGIEFDYCCVHASYALKEEGYETIMVNCNPETVSTDYDTSDRLFFEPVTLEDVLEIINIENPDGVIVQYGGQTPLKLAKGLEAAGVKIIGTTPEDIDVAEDRERFQKILVELGLNQPPNRTARTPEEAIQLAAEIGYPLVVRPSYVLGGRAMEIVHEESDLQRYMTEAVKVSHESPVLLDRFLNDAQEIDVDAISDGEDVVVGGIMQHIEQAGVHSGDSACSLPPFDLSETIQKDLIKQTKMLAKALKVNGLMNIQFAIQGETIYILEVNPRASRTVPFVSKAIGKPLAKIAAKVMVGQSLKSQNFTKEITPQFYSVKEAVFPFIKFPGVDTILGPEMKSTGEVMGTGNTFAEAFIKSQLGASTTLPFKGKAFLSVRKEDHENIIDIAQALAKLGFDLVATDGTARSIQSHGLMVQRINKVAQGRPHIVDIIKNKEIDFIVNITEDKKAIADSYTIRRNALMNKVTYYTTLAGAKAACIGMSFVDELQVNSLQSLHK, encoded by the coding sequence TTGGCTAAAAGAGAAGATATTCAATCTATTCTAATTATTGGTGCTGGTCCGATAGTGATTGGTCAGGCATGTGAGTTTGATTATTCTGGTGCGCAAGCGTGTAAAGCACTAAAAGAAGAAGGTTATAGAGTAATTCTGGTTAATTCGAATCCAGCTACCATCATGACCGACCCCAACCTTGCAGATGCCACTTATATTGAGCCAATTCAATGGGACATTGTTGAAAAGATTATTGCCAAAGAAAATCCCGATGCCATTTTGCCAACCATGGGAGGTCAAACTGCATTGAACTGTGCCCTTGATCTAGATCGGCATGGAATTTTAGAAAAGTACAATGTAGAACTCATCGGTGCTTCAAAACAAGCGATCGATAAAGCCGAAGATCGTCAATTGTTTAAAGAAGCCATGAATAAAATTGGTTTATCTTCTGCTCGATCTGCAATAGCTCACAGCATGGAAGAGGCTCATCAGGTCCAGGCATCCATTGGATATCCTGTTATTATCAGACCATCTTTTACTATGGGTGGCAGTGGGGGAGGGATTGCCTACAATAAGGATGAATTTATTGAAATCTGCGAGCGTGGATTAGACGCGTCACCAACCAATGAGCTTCTGATTGAAGAGTCCTTATTGGGTTGGAAAGAATATGAAATGGAGGTTGTTAGGGATAAAAATGATAACTGCATTATTATCTGTTCCATTGAAAATCTCGATCCTATGGGTGTTCATACGGGTGACTCGATTACGGTTGCTCCAGCTCAAACACTTACGGATAAAGAGTATCAAATCATGCGATCTGCTTCTATTGCAGTTCTCAGAGAAATTGGAGTAGATACAGGCGGTTCAAACGTTCAATTTGCTATCAATCCTACGGATGGTCGGATGGTGGTGATTGAGATGAACCCACGAGTATCACGTTCTTCGGCTTTAGCATCTAAGGCAACTGGTTTCCCTATTGCCAAAATTGCCGCAAAGCTAGCGGTTGGTTATACGCTGGATGAATTAAAAAATGATATTACCGGAGGTCAAACACCAGCATCGTTTGAACCAACCATAGACTATGTTGTAACCAAAATTCCACGCTTTGCTTTTGAAAAGTTTCCTAAAGCAGATAGTCATCTGACGACACAAATGAAGTCTGTTGGCGAGGTCATGGCCATTGGCAGAACGTTTCAGGAATCATTTCAGAAAGCATTAAGAGGGTTAGAAATTGGAGTTGACGGTCTTGATTCAACAACTGATGATAAAGATTTAATCATTAAGGAGCTCAGACAACCTGGGCCCGAAAGAATTTGGTATTTGGCTGATGGGGTTAGACTAGGTATGACGGTTGAGGAAATTCACGAGCAATCAAAAATTGATCCATGGTTTTTAATCCAAATACAAGAAATTATTAATTTAGAAAAAGAGCTTCAAAACAAAGGCTTAGATTGTATAGAGCCTGAATCTTTGAAAGAATTAAAAAAGAAAGGTTTTTCTGATGCCCGATTGTCACATTTATTGAATACCACTCAATCAGCAATTCGATCCTTTCGTGAACAGCATCATATTCGACCTATATTTAAAAGAGTAGATACTTGTGCAGCTGAATTTGAGACTTCGACAGCATATATGTATTCCAGTTATGATGAGGAGTGCGAGGCTTTACCGAGCAAAAACAAAAAAGTTATGATTCTTGGCGGTGGACCAAATCGAATTGGACAGGGTATCGAATTTGATTATTGTTGTGTTCATGCATCTTATGCTCTTAAAGAAGAAGGATATGAAACGATCATGGTCAATTGCAATCCGGAGACTGTATCGACTGATTACGACACTTCGGATCGTTTGTTTTTTGAGCCGGTAACCCTCGAAGATGTTTTGGAAATTATTAATATTGAAAATCCAGATGGGGTTATTGTTCAATATGGAGGGCAAACGCCCCTAAAACTTGCTAAAGGCCTTGAAGCGGCCGGGGTAAAGATTATTGGAACGACACCAGAGGACATTGATGTTGCTGAGGATAGAGAAAGATTCCAAAAGATACTCGTTGAATTAGGACTAAATCAACCTCCAAACCGAACTGCAAGAACCCCTGAAGAAGCCATTCAGTTGGCGGCTGAAATAGGATATCCATTGGTGGTCAGACCGAGCTATGTTCTAGGCGGTCGCGCAATGGAAATTGTGCATGAAGAATCAGATTTACAAAGATACATGACTGAGGCAGTCAAAGTCTCCCATGAATCTCCAGTATTGCTTGATCGCTTTTTGAATGATGCTCAAGAAATTGATGTGGACGCGATATCTGATGGTGAGGATGTTGTTGTTGGTGGGATTATGCAACACATCGAGCAAGCTGGGGTACATTCAGGTGACTCGGCATGCTCACTGCCTCCATTTGATTTAAGTGAAACGATCCAAAAAGATCTAATAAAACAGACGAAAATGCTTGCTAAGGCACTTAAAGTTAATGGCTTGATGAATATCCAATTTGCCATCCAAGGAGAAACAATTTACATTCTTGAAGTCAACCCTAGAGCCTCAAGAACTGTTCCGTTTGTGTCAAAGGCGATTGGTAAACCTCTTGCCAAGATTGCGGCCAAAGTTATGGTTGGGCAATCGCTCAAAAGTCAGAACTTTACTAAAGAAATTACCCCACAATTTTACTCTGTCAAAGAGGCTGTTTTCCCCTTTATTAAATTTCCTGGCGTGGATACGATTCTAGGCCCAGAAATGAAATCAACAGGCGAAGTCATGGGAACTGGAAATACCTTTGCTGAAGCATTTATTAAATCTCAGTTAGGCGCCAGCACGACACTGCCTTTCAAAGGCAAAGCTTTCTTAAGTGTTCGCAAAGAAGATCATGAAAATATTATTGATATAGCACAAGCTCTGGCTAAATTAGGATTTGATCTAGTGGCCACAGATGGGACAGCTAGATCTATTCAAAGCCATGGATTAATGGTCCAAAGAATCAACAAAGTAGCTCAAGGCAGACCCCATATTGTTGACATTATCAAGAATAAAGAAATTGATTTTATTGTTAACATCACTGAGGATAAGAAAGCGATTGCCGATTCCTATACGATTAGACGTAATGCTTTGATGAATAAAGTAACTTACTACACGACATTAGCTGGAGCGAAAGCTGCATGTATAGGCATGTCTTTTGTGGATGAGCTACAAGTGAATAGCCTACAAAGCTTGCATAAGTAA
- a CDS encoding cell division protein FtsH, translating into MNNNTLKTILVWLAIGALMMMIFNQFSPANRFETKLVYSQFMEQVKSGNISKVEIDGRNINGITADGKRFSTYSPTDPWMVSDLLKNNVIVEAKPEEKQSMLMSIFISWFPMILLIGVWIFFMKQMQGGGKGGGPFSFGKSKARQLDQTTNKTTFADVAGCDEAKEEVTELVDFLRDPNKFHKLGGRIPRGVLMVGPPGTGKTLLARAIAGEAKVPFYTISGSDFVEMFVGVGAARVRDMFEQAKKNSPCIVFIDEIDAVGRHRGAGMGGGNDEREQTLNQLLVEMDGFEANSGVIVIAATNRADVLDKALLRPGRFDRQVAVSLPDIKGREQILNVHMRKIPSDADVKSDILARGTPGFSGADLANLVNEAALFAARRSHRTVTMQDFEDAKDKIYMGPERKSLVMQEDERINTAYHESGHAIVAKSLPKADPVHKVTIMPRGWALGLTWQLPEFDRFSNFKDKMLEEISILFGGRIAEEVFMKQMSTGASNDFERATKLARDMVTKYGMSDKLGTMVYSDDQNESTFGMPSKTISEATQQKVDAEVRRILDEQYAVARKIIEKNKKKVEAMAKALLEYETIDFEQINDIMAGKKVRAPKPADSGKSPSGDKGTGSGPAVTSPQPSAKSK; encoded by the coding sequence TTGAATAATAACACTTTAAAAACGATCTTAGTTTGGTTAGCTATTGGCGCGCTTATGATGATGATCTTTAATCAGTTTTCACCAGCGAATCGCTTTGAAACCAAACTTGTCTATTCCCAGTTTATGGAGCAAGTAAAGTCTGGAAATATTTCTAAGGTTGAAATTGATGGTCGGAACATTAATGGCATTACTGCTGATGGCAAGAGATTCTCAACCTACTCACCAACAGATCCATGGATGGTGTCCGATTTGTTAAAAAATAACGTGATTGTTGAGGCTAAGCCAGAAGAAAAACAATCTATGCTGATGAGTATTTTTATTTCTTGGTTCCCGATGATTCTGCTTATTGGTGTATGGATTTTCTTTATGAAGCAAATGCAAGGCGGTGGTAAAGGTGGTGGTCCGTTTTCATTTGGTAAAAGTAAGGCACGACAGCTAGACCAAACGACCAATAAGACAACTTTTGCTGATGTCGCTGGATGCGATGAAGCCAAAGAAGAAGTCACTGAGTTGGTGGATTTTTTAAGAGATCCCAATAAATTTCATAAGTTAGGCGGCAGGATACCTCGAGGCGTTCTTATGGTGGGCCCTCCGGGTACGGGTAAGACATTGCTAGCGCGAGCAATTGCGGGTGAAGCCAAAGTACCTTTTTATACTATTTCTGGATCTGACTTTGTAGAGATGTTTGTAGGTGTTGGTGCAGCTCGAGTACGTGATATGTTTGAGCAAGCCAAAAAAAATTCTCCATGTATTGTCTTCATTGACGAAATTGATGCTGTTGGTAGACACCGTGGAGCTGGCATGGGTGGCGGAAATGATGAGCGTGAACAAACCTTAAACCAACTTCTAGTTGAGATGGATGGCTTTGAGGCAAATTCAGGTGTTATTGTTATTGCAGCAACTAACCGTGCAGATGTTTTAGATAAAGCGCTATTACGACCTGGTCGATTTGACCGTCAAGTGGCTGTATCTTTACCTGATATCAAAGGTCGTGAACAAATTCTAAATGTACACATGAGAAAAATACCAAGTGATGCTGATGTGAAATCAGACATATTAGCGAGAGGGACTCCTGGGTTCTCAGGCGCTGATTTAGCTAATCTTGTTAATGAAGCCGCATTATTTGCCGCACGTCGATCTCATCGTACCGTGACCATGCAGGATTTTGAGGATGCTAAAGATAAAATCTATATGGGTCCTGAACGTAAATCACTTGTCATGCAAGAAGATGAAAGAATTAATACCGCTTATCATGAATCTGGACATGCAATTGTGGCTAAGTCCTTACCGAAGGCGGACCCTGTGCACAAAGTGACCATCATGCCTAGAGGTTGGGCTTTAGGTTTGACATGGCAACTGCCGGAATTTGATCGATTTAGTAACTTCAAAGATAAAATGCTTGAGGAAATCTCCATCTTATTTGGCGGCCGAATTGCGGAAGAAGTATTCATGAAGCAAATGTCGACAGGTGCATCTAATGATTTTGAAAGAGCGACTAAATTAGCTCGTGACATGGTGACCAAATATGGTATGTCTGACAAATTAGGCACAATGGTTTATAGCGATGATCAAAATGAGTCTACCTTTGGTATGCCATCCAAAACTATTTCTGAAGCAACTCAACAAAAAGTGGATGCTGAAGTAAGACGAATTTTGGATGAGCAATATGCGGTAGCTAGAAAAATTATTGAAAAAAATAAAAAGAAGGTGGAAGCAATGGCTAAGGCCTTGCTGGAGTATGAGACCATCGATTTTGAACAAATCAATGACATCATGGCTGGAAAAAAAGTGAGAGCACCTAAGCCAGCAGATTCTGGCAAATCTCCATCTGGCGATAAAGGCACAGGTTCTGGTCCAGCGGTAACTTCTCCGCAACCATCCGCAAAATCCAAGTAA
- a CDS encoding transcription elongation factor GreA, with product MAGQIPMTRNGVERLKEELHQLKSQDRPNIIQAIAEARAQGDLSENAEYESAKERQGFIEGRIAEIEAKLSNVQIIDPSALSADGKCVFGATIELEDLDEEKLFTYQIVGEDEADIKANKISISSPLARALIGKEDGDVVEVETPGGQKTYEITNVSYI from the coding sequence ATGGCAGGTCAAATCCCAATGACGCGAAATGGTGTTGAGCGTTTAAAAGAAGAATTACATCAGTTAAAGAGTCAAGATCGCCCTAATATCATTCAGGCGATTGCCGAAGCTCGTGCGCAAGGGGATTTGTCAGAAAACGCGGAATATGAGTCAGCCAAAGAGCGACAAGGTTTTATCGAAGGCCGTATTGCAGAGATTGAGGCCAAATTATCCAATGTGCAGATTATTGATCCTTCAGCACTGAGTGCAGATGGCAAGTGTGTGTTTGGTGCCACCATTGAATTAGAGGATTTAGATGAAGAAAAATTATTCACTTATCAAATTGTTGGTGAGGATGAAGCTGATATCAAGGCAAATAAAATTTCAATCAGCTCGCCATTGGCTCGAGCATTAATTGGCAAAGAAGATGGTGATGTGGTTGAGGTGGAAACGCCTGGTGGGCAAAAAACATATGAAATCACTAACGTAAGTTACATTTAA